A stretch of the uncultured Desulfobacter sp. genome encodes the following:
- a CDS encoding response regulator, translated as MAKKKILVVEDNVYNMKLVRSLIKLGGYDIIEAESAEDGLTLLKDNKPDLILMDIQLPGMDGLSATRQIKAIEELKDIPVLALTAYAMKGDKKRVIEAGCAGYITKPIDTREFMNIIEGYIPGSPPETPQSQAYSHNEENQPPIEEVTFFKHNILIVDDDPLNVKLLKAKLTSDAFSTIEAYNGQECLDIVGKEPPDIILLDLMMPGIDGFEVTKILKANEKTKSIPIIHITALDSHEDKAKALAVGADEFLNKPINTKELMMRVRSLLRLRNYQQQLNTRKQSEMHFITEDVTKDNGFEDIKAKCTILVADTNEKDVAFLQENLQPYCSEILVTDSGKDAIALSETKHIDIVLLDIPLSDINGHEVCKQLKRMDKTRNIQVITVTSQVDLESKIKSIEYGTDDYLVKPVNKLELQARIKSSIKKKAYLDILVSKYETAFNTSITDQLTGLYNNAFFKHYVHLELHRCLEQKQYMALMMIDIDNFKQVNDTYGHQTGDRVLKAVADTIRANVREIDVCARYGGEEFVVVLPYADQCNGAGIAERIRTAVEEKKDDYGVPGGVGDITVSIGLSVCPSDAQQVTELVRCADMAMYEAKHRGKNQTVYTKQQAKT; from the coding sequence ATGGCAAAAAAAAAAATTTTAGTTGTTGAAGACAACGTATATAACATGAAATTAGTCCGAAGTCTTATTAAGTTAGGCGGATACGATATCATTGAAGCAGAGAGTGCGGAAGATGGCCTGACGTTGCTTAAGGATAATAAACCGGATTTAATACTCATGGATATACAATTGCCTGGGATGGATGGACTGAGTGCGACGCGGCAAATCAAAGCAATCGAAGAACTGAAAGATATCCCGGTGCTTGCACTGACTGCATACGCGATGAAAGGAGATAAAAAACGGGTGATTGAAGCCGGTTGTGCCGGATACATCACCAAGCCTATTGATACAAGGGAATTTATGAACATTATTGAAGGCTATATCCCTGGTTCTCCCCCCGAAACCCCGCAATCTCAAGCCTATTCACACAATGAAGAAAATCAGCCCCCCATAGAAGAGGTTACGTTTTTTAAACATAATATTCTTATCGTGGATGATGATCCCCTGAATGTAAAGTTGTTAAAGGCCAAGCTGACCAGTGATGCTTTTTCAACAATAGAGGCATATAATGGGCAGGAATGTCTTGATATTGTGGGGAAAGAGCCCCCTGATATCATTCTTTTAGACTTGATGATGCCCGGCATTGATGGGTTTGAAGTTACGAAAATTCTAAAAGCAAACGAAAAGACCAAGTCCATTCCAATCATTCATATCACTGCCTTGGACAGCCATGAAGATAAGGCCAAGGCACTGGCAGTTGGTGCGGATGAGTTTTTAAACAAACCCATAAATACAAAAGAATTAATGATGCGGGTTCGTTCTCTTTTGCGCCTTCGGAATTATCAGCAGCAACTTAACACCCGCAAACAATCAGAAATGCATTTTATTACTGAGGACGTAACTAAAGACAATGGCTTTGAAGATATAAAGGCTAAATGCACAATTCTTGTTGCGGATACAAATGAAAAAGATGTGGCGTTTCTTCAAGAAAATCTTCAGCCCTATTGTAGCGAGATTCTGGTTACAGATAGTGGAAAAGATGCCATTGCACTTTCTGAAACCAAACATATTGATATTGTTTTATTGGATATCCCTCTTTCTGATATAAACGGTCATGAAGTTTGTAAGCAGTTGAAACGGATGGATAAAACGCGAAATATCCAAGTCATAACCGTGACATCTCAAGTTGATTTAGAGAGCAAAATAAAGAGCATTGAATACGGCACAGATGATTATTTGGTTAAACCGGTCAACAAACTCGAACTTCAGGCGCGCATCAAATCGTCCATTAAAAAGAAGGCCTATCTGGATATCCTTGTGTCTAAATACGAAACGGCATTCAATACATCCATTACGGATCAGTTGACAGGGTTGTACAATAACGCGTTTTTTAAACATTATGTTCATCTTGAATTACATCGATGCCTTGAGCAGAAACAATATATGGCGTTGATGATGATAGACATTGATAATTTTAAGCAAGTCAATGACACATATGGGCATCAAACGGGTGACCGTGTACTTAAAGCCGTTGCTGATACAATTCGCGCAAATGTTCGGGAGATTGACGTTTGTGCAAGGTATGGCGGAGAGGAGTTTGTGGTTGTATTGCCTTATGCTGACCAATGTAATGGGGCAGGAATTGCTGAAAGAATCAGAACCGCAGTTGAAGAAAAAAAAGATGACTATGGTGTGCCGGGCGGCGTAGGAGACATTACGGTGTCCATCGGCCTATCCGTATGCCCTTCGGATGCCCAACAGGTAACTGAATTGGTTCGGTGTGCAGATATGGCCATGTACGAAGCTAAACATAGGGGCAAAAATCAAACCGTATATACTAAACAACAGGCCAAAACCTAA
- a CDS encoding ABC transporter substrate binding protein, whose translation MKSLFAAILTAIFLFSCSAFAADKGTFSTEPTLNQGKKWRIGYYEGGEYYDYKGWFIATIAGLMDTGWIEKATIPIDEGEYTTAVWNWLATSMKSDYIEFVKDAHYSAKWDDKLRAQMTEEIIERLNNQKDIDLMLAFGTWAGKDLANNRHSTPTLVLSASDAVGAGIIKSIEDSGFDHVNAHVDPSLYERQILIFHDVINFKKLGVAYENTVNGKSYAAIDTINKIAKKKGFKVVSCFTQSDIADQDAAGASVLKCMEKLCGEVDAVYVTQQGGVNSKTIPQIVDIANKNRIPTFSQSGSQEVQAGLFMSISNSGFKYVGQFHASLIAKVFNGAKPRQLDQVFEGPPKVAINLKTAQLIGFDPPMVLLGATDEIYK comes from the coding sequence ATGAAATCATTATTTGCAGCAATTCTAACAGCTATTTTCCTTTTTTCCTGTTCGGCGTTTGCCGCTGACAAGGGAACTTTCAGCACAGAGCCGACATTAAATCAAGGGAAAAAATGGAGAATAGGGTATTATGAAGGCGGTGAATATTATGACTATAAAGGATGGTTTATTGCCACTATTGCAGGTTTAATGGACACGGGTTGGATTGAGAAAGCTACAATTCCAATAGATGAAGGTGAATATACTACAGCTGTCTGGAATTGGCTGGCCACTAGTATGAAAAGTGATTATATAGAATTTGTCAAAGACGCGCATTATAGTGCAAAATGGGATGATAAGCTGCGTGCACAAATGACCGAGGAGATCATCGAACGACTCAATAACCAAAAAGATATTGATTTGATGCTTGCCTTCGGCACTTGGGCCGGTAAGGATTTGGCCAACAACCGTCATTCAACGCCGACACTGGTTCTGTCTGCCAGTGATGCTGTGGGGGCAGGGATTATCAAAAGTATTGAAGATTCAGGATTTGATCATGTAAATGCACATGTAGACCCTTCGCTTTATGAACGGCAGATATTGATTTTTCATGATGTCATCAACTTTAAGAAACTGGGTGTCGCCTACGAAAATACGGTAAATGGGAAAAGTTATGCTGCCATTGATACAATTAATAAAATTGCAAAGAAAAAAGGCTTCAAGGTTGTCTCCTGCTTTACCCAAAGCGATATAGCCGATCAAGATGCAGCAGGCGCAAGTGTACTCAAGTGTATGGAAAAATTATGCGGTGAGGTGGATGCCGTGTATGTAACCCAGCAGGGTGGCGTTAATTCTAAGACCATTCCCCAGATCGTGGATATTGCCAATAAAAATCGAATCCCCACATTTTCCCAGTCTGGATCCCAGGAAGTCCAGGCCGGCCTGTTTATGAGTATTTCGAACTCAGGATTTAAGTATGTGGGGCAATTTCATGCAAGTTTGATCGCAAAAGTGTTTAACGGCGCCAAACCCAGGCAGCTTGATCAGGTATTTGAAGGGCCGCCGAAAGTTGCCATTAATTTGAAAACAGCTCAGTTGATTGGTTTTGATCCCCCCATGGTGCTACTGGGTGCCACTGATGAGATTTATAAATAG